In Juglans microcarpa x Juglans regia isolate MS1-56 chromosome 4S, Jm3101_v1.0, whole genome shotgun sequence, a single window of DNA contains:
- the LOC121263446 gene encoding uncharacterized protein LOC121263446 isoform X7, with protein MAIPRILKPAILASPSSHFTPSVPSLPFPFKTHSKSLFFTIFPSGIHGHHTPPPTLSRRLFLPSVSGIWDALTSGNNAREAGVAIRRGMLLFRQGDVQGSLVEFDKAIELDPRQKAYLWQRGLSLYYLDRFEEGAEQFRLDVAQNPNDTEESIWCFLCEAQLYGISEARKRFLELVAEFSNGQENEKFYASLYAGLYYESEIRSTTREIYAALITLSQCSRAIRSLSSESS; from the exons ATGGCCATACCCCGCATCCTTAAACCCGCCATTCTAGCGTCCCCATCTTCACATTTCACTCCCTCTGTACCCTCACTTCCTTTTCCATTCAAAACCCACTCTAAGTCACTCTTCTTCACCATCTTTCCTTCGGGAATTCACGGCCACCATACCCCACCACCAACATTATCCAGAAGATTGTTCCTTCCTTCAGTTTCTGGAATCTGGGATGCCTTGACCAGCGGTAACAATGCACGTGAAGCCGGTGTTGCCATCCGCCGTGGAATGCTGCTCTTTCGGCAG GGTGATGTTCAGGGTTCTTTAGTGGAATTCGACAAGGCAATTGAGTTGGATCCTCGTCAAAAGGCAT ATCTTTGGCAAAGGGGGCTCTCGTTATACTATCTTGATag GTTTGAAGAAGGGGCAGAACAATTCAGGTTAGATGTTGCACAGAATCCAAACGATACGGAGGAGTCCATATGGTGCTTTCTTTGTGAAGCTCAGCTATATGGAATTAGTGAAGCAAGGAAACGATTTCTTGAG CTTGTTGCTGAATTTTCTAATGGCCAGgagaatgaaaaattttatgctTCTTTGTATGCTGGGCTTTATTATGAATCTGAG ATTCGGAGTACCACGAGAGAGATCTATGCAGCACTGATCACATTGAGCCAATGCAGCCGTGCCATTAGAAGCCTTTCAAGTGAATCGTCATAG
- the LOC121263446 gene encoding uncharacterized protein LOC121263446 isoform X2, with protein sequence MAIPRILKPAILASPSSHFTPSVPSLPFPFKTHSKSLFFTIFPSGIHGHHTPPPTLSRRLFLPSVSGIWDALTSGNNAREAGVAIRRGMLLFRQGDVQGSLVEFDKAIELDPRQKAYLWQRGLSLYYLDRFEEGAEQFRLDVAQNPNDTEESIWCFLCEAQLYGISEARKRFLEVGKDPRPVMREAYNMFKNGGDPEKLVAEFSNGQENEKFYASLYAGLYYESEKKADAAKLHVLASCQTPYGQRSDDYMASLAKYQLEREWHLSFTIQQYDDYGQQF encoded by the exons ATGGCCATACCCCGCATCCTTAAACCCGCCATTCTAGCGTCCCCATCTTCACATTTCACTCCCTCTGTACCCTCACTTCCTTTTCCATTCAAAACCCACTCTAAGTCACTCTTCTTCACCATCTTTCCTTCGGGAATTCACGGCCACCATACCCCACCACCAACATTATCCAGAAGATTGTTCCTTCCTTCAGTTTCTGGAATCTGGGATGCCTTGACCAGCGGTAACAATGCACGTGAAGCCGGTGTTGCCATCCGCCGTGGAATGCTGCTCTTTCGGCAG GGTGATGTTCAGGGTTCTTTAGTGGAATTCGACAAGGCAATTGAGTTGGATCCTCGTCAAAAGGCAT ATCTTTGGCAAAGGGGGCTCTCGTTATACTATCTTGATag GTTTGAAGAAGGGGCAGAACAATTCAGGTTAGATGTTGCACAGAATCCAAACGATACGGAGGAGTCCATATGGTGCTTTCTTTGTGAAGCTCAGCTATATGGAATTAGTGAAGCAAGGAAACGATTTCTTGAG GTTGGCAAAGATCCACGTCCCGTCATGCGAGAGGCTTATAACATGTTTAAAAATGGTGGGGATCCTGAAAAG CTTGTTGCTGAATTTTCTAATGGCCAGgagaatgaaaaattttatgctTCTTTGTATGCTGGGCTTTATTATGAATCTGAG AAAAAAGCTGATGCAGCCAAGCTTCACGTACTCGCTTCATGCCAAACTCCTTATGGACAGAG GTCTGATGATTATATGGCTTCACTTGCGAAG TATCAGCTAGAAAGGGAATGGCATCTTTCGTTTACTATCCAACAATATGATGATTATGGACAGCAATTTTGA
- the LOC121263446 gene encoding uncharacterized protein LOC121263446 isoform X6 — protein MAIPRILKPAILASPSSHFTPSVPSLPFPFKTHSKSLFFTIFPSGIHGHHTPPPTLSRRLFLPSVSGIWDALTSGNNAREAGVAIRRGMLLFRQGDVQGSLVEFDKAIELDPRQKAYLWQRGLSLYYLDRFEEGAEQFRLDVAQNPNDTEESIWCFLCEAQLYGISEARKRFLEKKADAAKLHVLASCQTPYGQRSDDYMASLAKIRSTTREIYAALITLSQCSRAIRSLSSESS, from the exons ATGGCCATACCCCGCATCCTTAAACCCGCCATTCTAGCGTCCCCATCTTCACATTTCACTCCCTCTGTACCCTCACTTCCTTTTCCATTCAAAACCCACTCTAAGTCACTCTTCTTCACCATCTTTCCTTCGGGAATTCACGGCCACCATACCCCACCACCAACATTATCCAGAAGATTGTTCCTTCCTTCAGTTTCTGGAATCTGGGATGCCTTGACCAGCGGTAACAATGCACGTGAAGCCGGTGTTGCCATCCGCCGTGGAATGCTGCTCTTTCGGCAG GGTGATGTTCAGGGTTCTTTAGTGGAATTCGACAAGGCAATTGAGTTGGATCCTCGTCAAAAGGCAT ATCTTTGGCAAAGGGGGCTCTCGTTATACTATCTTGATag GTTTGAAGAAGGGGCAGAACAATTCAGGTTAGATGTTGCACAGAATCCAAACGATACGGAGGAGTCCATATGGTGCTTTCTTTGTGAAGCTCAGCTATATGGAATTAGTGAAGCAAGGAAACGATTTCTTGAG AAAAAAGCTGATGCAGCCAAGCTTCACGTACTCGCTTCATGCCAAACTCCTTATGGACAGAG GTCTGATGATTATATGGCTTCACTTGCGAAG ATTCGGAGTACCACGAGAGAGATCTATGCAGCACTGATCACATTGAGCCAATGCAGCCGTGCCATTAGAAGCCTTTCAAGTGAATCGTCATAG
- the LOC121263446 gene encoding uncharacterized protein LOC121263446 isoform X4 → MAIPRILKPAILASPSSHFTPSVPSLPFPFKTHSKSLFFTIFPSGIHGHHTPPPTLSRRLFLPSVSGIWDALTSGNNAREAGVAIRRGMLLFRQGDVQGSLVEFDKAIELDPRQKAYLWQRGLSLYYLDRFEEGAEQFRLDVAQNPNDTEESIWCFLCEAQLYGISEARKRFLEVGKDPRPVMREAYNMFKNGGDPEKLVAEFSNGQENEKFYASLYAGLYYESEIRSTTREIYAALITLSQCSRAIRSLSSESS, encoded by the exons ATGGCCATACCCCGCATCCTTAAACCCGCCATTCTAGCGTCCCCATCTTCACATTTCACTCCCTCTGTACCCTCACTTCCTTTTCCATTCAAAACCCACTCTAAGTCACTCTTCTTCACCATCTTTCCTTCGGGAATTCACGGCCACCATACCCCACCACCAACATTATCCAGAAGATTGTTCCTTCCTTCAGTTTCTGGAATCTGGGATGCCTTGACCAGCGGTAACAATGCACGTGAAGCCGGTGTTGCCATCCGCCGTGGAATGCTGCTCTTTCGGCAG GGTGATGTTCAGGGTTCTTTAGTGGAATTCGACAAGGCAATTGAGTTGGATCCTCGTCAAAAGGCAT ATCTTTGGCAAAGGGGGCTCTCGTTATACTATCTTGATag GTTTGAAGAAGGGGCAGAACAATTCAGGTTAGATGTTGCACAGAATCCAAACGATACGGAGGAGTCCATATGGTGCTTTCTTTGTGAAGCTCAGCTATATGGAATTAGTGAAGCAAGGAAACGATTTCTTGAG GTTGGCAAAGATCCACGTCCCGTCATGCGAGAGGCTTATAACATGTTTAAAAATGGTGGGGATCCTGAAAAG CTTGTTGCTGAATTTTCTAATGGCCAGgagaatgaaaaattttatgctTCTTTGTATGCTGGGCTTTATTATGAATCTGAG ATTCGGAGTACCACGAGAGAGATCTATGCAGCACTGATCACATTGAGCCAATGCAGCCGTGCCATTAGAAGCCTTTCAAGTGAATCGTCATAG
- the LOC121263446 gene encoding uncharacterized protein LOC121263446 isoform X5: MAIPRILKPAILASPSSHFTPSVPSLPFPFKTHSKSLFFTIFPSGIHGHHTPPPTLSRRLFLPSVSGIWDALTSGNNAREAGVAIRRGMLLFRQGDVQGSLVEFDKAIELDPRQKAYLWQRGLSLYYLDRFEEGAEQFRLDVAQNPNDTEESIWCFLCEAQLYGISEARKRFLEVGKDPRPVMREAYNMFKNGGDPEKLVAEFSNGQENEKFYASLYAGLYYESEYQLEREWHLSFTIQQYDDYGQQF, translated from the exons ATGGCCATACCCCGCATCCTTAAACCCGCCATTCTAGCGTCCCCATCTTCACATTTCACTCCCTCTGTACCCTCACTTCCTTTTCCATTCAAAACCCACTCTAAGTCACTCTTCTTCACCATCTTTCCTTCGGGAATTCACGGCCACCATACCCCACCACCAACATTATCCAGAAGATTGTTCCTTCCTTCAGTTTCTGGAATCTGGGATGCCTTGACCAGCGGTAACAATGCACGTGAAGCCGGTGTTGCCATCCGCCGTGGAATGCTGCTCTTTCGGCAG GGTGATGTTCAGGGTTCTTTAGTGGAATTCGACAAGGCAATTGAGTTGGATCCTCGTCAAAAGGCAT ATCTTTGGCAAAGGGGGCTCTCGTTATACTATCTTGATag GTTTGAAGAAGGGGCAGAACAATTCAGGTTAGATGTTGCACAGAATCCAAACGATACGGAGGAGTCCATATGGTGCTTTCTTTGTGAAGCTCAGCTATATGGAATTAGTGAAGCAAGGAAACGATTTCTTGAG GTTGGCAAAGATCCACGTCCCGTCATGCGAGAGGCTTATAACATGTTTAAAAATGGTGGGGATCCTGAAAAG CTTGTTGCTGAATTTTCTAATGGCCAGgagaatgaaaaattttatgctTCTTTGTATGCTGGGCTTTATTATGAATCTGAG TATCAGCTAGAAAGGGAATGGCATCTTTCGTTTACTATCCAACAATATGATGATTATGGACAGCAATTTTGA
- the LOC121263446 gene encoding uncharacterized protein LOC121263446 isoform X8 — protein MAIPRILKPAILASPSSHFTPSVPSLPFPFKTHSKSLFFTIFPSGIHGHHTPPPTLSRRLFLPSVSGIWDALTSGNNAREAGVAIRRGMLLFRQGDVQGSLVEFDKAIELDPRQKAYLWQRGLSLYYLDRFEEGAEQFRLDVAQNPNDTEESIWCFLCEAQLYGISEARKRFLELVAEFSNGQENEKFYASLYAGLYYESEYQLEREWHLSFTIQQYDDYGQQF, from the exons ATGGCCATACCCCGCATCCTTAAACCCGCCATTCTAGCGTCCCCATCTTCACATTTCACTCCCTCTGTACCCTCACTTCCTTTTCCATTCAAAACCCACTCTAAGTCACTCTTCTTCACCATCTTTCCTTCGGGAATTCACGGCCACCATACCCCACCACCAACATTATCCAGAAGATTGTTCCTTCCTTCAGTTTCTGGAATCTGGGATGCCTTGACCAGCGGTAACAATGCACGTGAAGCCGGTGTTGCCATCCGCCGTGGAATGCTGCTCTTTCGGCAG GGTGATGTTCAGGGTTCTTTAGTGGAATTCGACAAGGCAATTGAGTTGGATCCTCGTCAAAAGGCAT ATCTTTGGCAAAGGGGGCTCTCGTTATACTATCTTGATag GTTTGAAGAAGGGGCAGAACAATTCAGGTTAGATGTTGCACAGAATCCAAACGATACGGAGGAGTCCATATGGTGCTTTCTTTGTGAAGCTCAGCTATATGGAATTAGTGAAGCAAGGAAACGATTTCTTGAG CTTGTTGCTGAATTTTCTAATGGCCAGgagaatgaaaaattttatgctTCTTTGTATGCTGGGCTTTATTATGAATCTGAG TATCAGCTAGAAAGGGAATGGCATCTTTCGTTTACTATCCAACAATATGATGATTATGGACAGCAATTTTGA
- the LOC121263446 gene encoding uncharacterized protein LOC121263446 isoform X1 has protein sequence MAIPRILKPAILASPSSHFTPSVPSLPFPFKTHSKSLFFTIFPSGIHGHHTPPPTLSRRLFLPSVSGIWDALTSGNNAREAGVAIRRGMLLFRQGDVQGSLVEFDKAIELDPRQKAYLWQRGLSLYYLDRFEEGAEQFRLDVAQNPNDTEESIWCFLCEAQLYGISEARKRFLEVGKDPRPVMREAYNMFKNGGDPEKLVAEFSNGQENEKFYASLYAGLYYESEKKADAAKLHVLASCQTPYGQRSDDYMASLAKIRSTTREIYAALITLSQCSRAIRSLSSESS, from the exons ATGGCCATACCCCGCATCCTTAAACCCGCCATTCTAGCGTCCCCATCTTCACATTTCACTCCCTCTGTACCCTCACTTCCTTTTCCATTCAAAACCCACTCTAAGTCACTCTTCTTCACCATCTTTCCTTCGGGAATTCACGGCCACCATACCCCACCACCAACATTATCCAGAAGATTGTTCCTTCCTTCAGTTTCTGGAATCTGGGATGCCTTGACCAGCGGTAACAATGCACGTGAAGCCGGTGTTGCCATCCGCCGTGGAATGCTGCTCTTTCGGCAG GGTGATGTTCAGGGTTCTTTAGTGGAATTCGACAAGGCAATTGAGTTGGATCCTCGTCAAAAGGCAT ATCTTTGGCAAAGGGGGCTCTCGTTATACTATCTTGATag GTTTGAAGAAGGGGCAGAACAATTCAGGTTAGATGTTGCACAGAATCCAAACGATACGGAGGAGTCCATATGGTGCTTTCTTTGTGAAGCTCAGCTATATGGAATTAGTGAAGCAAGGAAACGATTTCTTGAG GTTGGCAAAGATCCACGTCCCGTCATGCGAGAGGCTTATAACATGTTTAAAAATGGTGGGGATCCTGAAAAG CTTGTTGCTGAATTTTCTAATGGCCAGgagaatgaaaaattttatgctTCTTTGTATGCTGGGCTTTATTATGAATCTGAG AAAAAAGCTGATGCAGCCAAGCTTCACGTACTCGCTTCATGCCAAACTCCTTATGGACAGAG GTCTGATGATTATATGGCTTCACTTGCGAAG ATTCGGAGTACCACGAGAGAGATCTATGCAGCACTGATCACATTGAGCCAATGCAGCCGTGCCATTAGAAGCCTTTCAAGTGAATCGTCATAG
- the LOC121261977 gene encoding F-box protein PP2-B15-like, which translates to MGEGMGMDMLPEDSVSTILSYTSPSDACRSSMVSSTFLSAAESDGVWERFLPNDYEDVVSRLVTPLTFTKKKELFLLLCNPVLIDAGKKSFKLEKPSGKKSYMLSARELSITWSDEPLYWSWRSIPESRFSEVAELRTTNWLEIHGRIKTQNLSPNTTYGAYLVLKIYDRAYGLDSIPSEISVSVGDKICNGTAYLRQGDRKKQQMESLFYMNRVEMLRKRVGEGDGREVPRERDDGWMEIELGEFFSGEDSEEVKMSLMEVKGYQLKGGLVIEGIEVRPKDQ; encoded by the exons ATGGGAGAAGGCATGGGCATGGATATGTTGCCAGAAGACTCTGTTTCCACAATTCTGTCCTACACCTCTCCATCAGATGCATGCAGATCTTCAATGGTGTCCTCCACCTTTCTTTCTGCGGCAGAGTCCGATGGTGTGTGGGAGAGGTTTTTGCCGAATGATTACGAGGATGTTGTCTCCAGGTTGGTCACTCCTCTGACGTTTACTAAAAAGAAGgaactttttcttcttctctgcaATCCGGTTCTCATAGATGCTGGCAAGAAG agCTTCAAGTTGGAGAAACCATCTGGCAAAAAATCTTATATGCTGTCTGCAAGAGAACTTTCCATTACATGGAGCGACGAACCCCTGTATTGGAGCTGGAGATCCATACCCGAATCAAG GTTCTCGGAAGTGGCTGAGCTTAGAACAACAAATTGGTTAGAAATCCATGGCAGAATTAAAACTCAAAATCTATCACCAAATACAACGTATGGTGCTTATCTtgtattgaaaatttatgatcgTGCATATGGGTTGGATTCAATACCATCTGAAATATCAGTCTCAGTGGGTGACAAAATATGCAATGGCACGGCTTATCTGCGTCAAGGGGATCGAAAGAAACAACAGATGGAATCCCTGTTTTACATGAACCGCGTTGAGATGTTGAGAAAGAGAGTGGGGGAAGGAGACGGCCGAGAGGTcccaagagagagagatgatgggtGGATGGAGATTGAGCTGGGGGAGTTCTTTAGTGGGGAAGATTCTGAGGAGGTGAAGATGAGCTTGATGGAGGTCAAGGGTTATCAATTGAAAGGAGGACTGGTCATTGAAGGAATTGAAGTAAGGCCTAAAGACCAATGA
- the LOC121263446 gene encoding lipoprotein NlpI isoform X3 has translation MAIPRILKPAILASPSSHFTPSVPSLPFPFKTHSKSLFFTIFPSGIHGHHTPPPTLSRRLFLPSVSGIWDALTSGNNAREAGVAIRRGMLLFRQGDVQGSLVEFDKAIELDPRQKAYLWQRGLSLYYLDRFEEGAEQFRLDVAQNPNDTEESIWCFLCEAQLYGISEARKRFLELVAEFSNGQENEKFYASLYAGLYYESEKKADAAKLHVLASCQTPYGQRSDDYMASLAKIRSTTREIYAALITLSQCSRAIRSLSSESS, from the exons ATGGCCATACCCCGCATCCTTAAACCCGCCATTCTAGCGTCCCCATCTTCACATTTCACTCCCTCTGTACCCTCACTTCCTTTTCCATTCAAAACCCACTCTAAGTCACTCTTCTTCACCATCTTTCCTTCGGGAATTCACGGCCACCATACCCCACCACCAACATTATCCAGAAGATTGTTCCTTCCTTCAGTTTCTGGAATCTGGGATGCCTTGACCAGCGGTAACAATGCACGTGAAGCCGGTGTTGCCATCCGCCGTGGAATGCTGCTCTTTCGGCAG GGTGATGTTCAGGGTTCTTTAGTGGAATTCGACAAGGCAATTGAGTTGGATCCTCGTCAAAAGGCAT ATCTTTGGCAAAGGGGGCTCTCGTTATACTATCTTGATag GTTTGAAGAAGGGGCAGAACAATTCAGGTTAGATGTTGCACAGAATCCAAACGATACGGAGGAGTCCATATGGTGCTTTCTTTGTGAAGCTCAGCTATATGGAATTAGTGAAGCAAGGAAACGATTTCTTGAG CTTGTTGCTGAATTTTCTAATGGCCAGgagaatgaaaaattttatgctTCTTTGTATGCTGGGCTTTATTATGAATCTGAG AAAAAAGCTGATGCAGCCAAGCTTCACGTACTCGCTTCATGCCAAACTCCTTATGGACAGAG GTCTGATGATTATATGGCTTCACTTGCGAAG ATTCGGAGTACCACGAGAGAGATCTATGCAGCACTGATCACATTGAGCCAATGCAGCCGTGCCATTAGAAGCCTTTCAAGTGAATCGTCATAG